The Mus musculus strain C57BL/6J chromosome 16, GRCm38.p6 C57BL/6J DNA window taatctcttcaaTTAAATCAATCTTCTAAAAGTTTACTAGCTGAATAATGTTTCAGATACACCTTTTTCTCGGGTGAAAATGCTCTGAGATATGCAGTTACTGCAATTAGCGTATGAGTAGAGAGGAGTACCTCCATCCATAGCACATGACTGGAGGAATGTGCTAATGTCCTAACTAAGGAAATTTAGAAACTCCTAGGTCTATCTACTATGGGGCCCAAAAGCAAGGTGTGTGATTAGTGTGCATGGGGTTCTAATAccactccctctcaaattgaAATTACTTGTTTCAACCTCTACCAAAATTTAGCTCCTGATTCTAATTCAGTGAAATAATACTTTCCTCATGGAGCCATTAATAGTGACCTGACCCAGACTAAAgatctagagggtttttttttatcattatttttaaattagcacATGTACCAATGGGCAGTAAGTGTCTTTATTGTTATAAAATGTGTAAGGATTTTCAGAATGAAGACAGGACATCATCCTGCAAGACAATTAACAATAGCTCCGGAATGTCAGCTCCTACAGTAAACGTCGCCTGCAGCAGCTGTAGGAAAGGAGCTGCTGCGGGCGCTTTGTCCAGCTCAGTCTCTGCCCTCTGCCCGCTACACAGAGTGTGCTCAAAGCCAGAGTTCCTTGGCACTGAGATTACATGAAGTATGACCTAAATATATGGGATATAATCTAACTCACAGTTTATACTTTAAATACATATATGACCAGTGCAAAAGCCAAATTACCATTGTGTCCTTTCTTAAAAGCACCACACTATGGTCTGTGTTCTATTACTGTCATCTGTACATGATTTCCCCCCAGGGGAGAATTTTAAAGCTCAGAACTTTTTAAGACAATGAGGTCATAAACATCCCCTATAGatataaaacacaaaagaattaatgtttcttttgtgtatgtatattttgagTTTTACCAGGAGCCAGCAAAGCTATGCAGCAATATTTCAGCATGATTACAGAGAGAAGAATAAGGCGGAGCTTTGTATTTATCACCTCTGTAAGTGGACTTCTAAGTATCCTTTTCTCACAGAAGACATTGCCTGCACTTTGAACACTGAGGAGATTCGGAACAACACGGCTTATCTATAACTGTAGCTGCGGTGTGGGTGCATTTTCTAGTGCCATCCTTCGCATTCTCTCATTTACCCTCAGCCCCATCACTACTCCAGTCGGACCTCCTCGCATCCTCGGTTGCCTAAACCACTCCTCACCACACTCCCTCAGCCACCTGCCTGACCGCTGTGCTCAGACCCTAACCCAAGCTCCTGGGAGTTACCAAGTCCTGTCCCTGGTAGATAGTACAGCATCCCACGTGTCCAGCCCACCTGCCTCACCTCCAGTGAACCCAGCATTCTATGTCTGCCCTCTTCTTGCCTGTTCCCTTGTTGTGATTGTCCTGGGAGAGGACCGAGGTCACTCTCACAGCAGAGTTCATGGTTTTGCAGTTGTCTTACTCTCTTACACGTTTACTCATGCTCTTGAAGTCCTGTGCGACTCTTGCATCTAGAAGGGAGTGTGCTACGTATATGTATGCTGGGCTGGGATTTTAATCAGGCACACGTGTATGCTGGGTGGGTAAGCTCTTTCCTGTTGAGCTGTACTCTCAGTATACTGTGTCTTTTCTCAGCTCTGTTCTCTTAATAGTTTGAAACTAATCATAGTCACAGTATTGGCATCACTAAAACTATAAAGAGCTGTATATAGCagtcatattttttattttgttggatATGATAGAGAAACACATATTAACTTATAAAATGTGTCATATCTATAACCTTTACATTGCAAATAGTATCCCAAATTAAGGAAATTCCTATAGTATTTGAAAATATTACTTAATTCTGTAAAAAGTATTTATATCATTGACCAACAAGTGACATTTCTAAGTATATTTGCATCTTAACGCTACATGTATCCCTAACATAATGAGAGCATCAGACTGTTTATATGAGAGCCTTATTTTCTCAGCATTCCAACCTTTAGATACAAGAACTTGGCAAAAATCTAACGAAACATTATTTGAGAATTGTACAGAACTTAGTAAAGGATAATGTTTATAATTGTTATTCATAAATTGTGTGCTTCACAATCTTTATATGCCACCTTATGGGTGTGACAAAGATctatgtcttcctcctcctctttgaaatGATGCCTACTTTTACCAGCTGGCCCCAGGTGACACACTGCTGGCCCCAGGCCAGACAGCCCTCTACAATTTATCCTAGAATCACATAAACCAGATGTGCATAGCTCTTGAACCAGTACCAGCTAGTTACTGGGTGGAAGTTACTTACAGGCACAGAGAATTTCTAACCCCACTCTTTAAAAACATGAATCAGTTTCCATCAAAATCCAGTTTGTGATATATGCAGAATGATGATTAATACATGCAGTTTATCTTTTGATTTacatctttcttgctttctctttccccccaactccttgtctttttctcaCTTTAACCTCTGAACTATATCAGTAATGAGGCCATTACATTTTCTATTAAAATTCACAGTTTGGACTTCGTTTTGGCCTAATTTAAATGCTGGCACTGTAGACCCGAGTTAATTAGCCAGAATGACCAAATCCCCTGCCAGTTATGCTAATGCAGTAATGTTAAGGTCAAGATAAAAATATGACGTGACTAACCTGTGCTTttacaataaaattattattttccatCGTGGTATCTTGAATCAGCAACGTTTCAACTTTGTCTAAGCTTAGACATTTGTGTCACAGCAGGCTTGGGTTTACATTTAGCTTTGGGTTTTATTCATATTCGTTTATGGTGTGTATGCCACGTACGTACAAgtccctgtgaaggccagaagagagcctcCAGGAGGCTTGGATCtgcactggagctacagatggctgtgagggaGCCAGTGAGGGCGCTGGGTGAGGAACTCAGGGCTCGGAAGGAGCAGCACCCTGCTTTccagctctgagccatctctccctcctcctccctctccctcctcctcacacGGGCTTTAAAAAGAATGCATGGGAATGGTAAATCTGGTCTTTATTACAGGGGAACTTTTCTTTATGTAATGGTGAACAATTTAGTAATTGCTGTGGTTCCTCTTATCAGTACGTATAATACAATTTTGTGTTAACTACCTCCATGAAGTaactttctcattttaaaatcccAGATGGAATAAGGGccagattttcattttaaaattaattctttgtAGTTTGAGCACCAAGTTTGACGTGATTGTTAGATTCCCCCCAGCTAGCCCTCGGGTGCTTAACAATTGTACTGACAGTAATCTAAGTTCTGAATTCAGGAGCAAGAGGGAAAGGGATGATGGGAGGGCAAGTGATAAGATCAGGGATAGAGGGAACAAAGATGCTTAAACAGatgcagaggagaggaaagggaagagccaAAGAGCCTTGTGGTCTGCTCTGTGACTGCTCTGTGAAAGTGAAGAGAGACCAGAAAAGGACTTCCCCACACAACAATGCTGTGTGTGTAAATTTGAGGCTAACAGTCTGGGCAAATGTCTTCATTCGTGCACCCCTCTCTTGGAACCCTGACACCTTCCGGGAGAGTTAAGGTCCCACACAACCTTCCCAAGTCCATAAACACACTTTTAAACTCCAGTCTCTCAATGCATTTGTTCTTCATAACTATCTGGAAAATATCCGTCTAGAGGAATTTAGGTCCCCAAACTTAAGAAATGTGTCATTTTTGAATGGGAATTCCAGACCATGtcacaaaatgaaaaggaaaagaaagaagagggtcaCTGTGGTCCCTGAAATACAGTTTCATCTATAAATCAGAAGTTTTAAACTTCAAGCTGTTCTGGGGAGGGTAAAGAGTGGGCTCCTGCCTGATCTACCTGGGACAGAGTCGCCTGCTTGCCTGTCCTAGAAACCCTAAATACACTGCCACCCAGCAGCCCCTCAGTGACTGCTCTCTGTTGTCAGactgaccaaaacaaacaaagcaaccctGTGTTTTATTCCGTAATAGCCATCATGTACAAAGTAGCAGAGCTGGAAATGTTTCTAAGCCAAAGAGAGCGGTCGTCACGGGAAGCGCGAGCACAGTGTAATGGTGTGAGCGAGCGTGTTTGCACGACTTTCTTACAGTATGTTAAAGTTTTTCCTTAACCCCCCAGTGATCTTAATTTATaagttagattttgtcaaaagtCTCTATCGGAAAATACAGTATGCATAGGGTTAGTACTGTTCACTCATTCAGGTGTCCGCAGGCTCTTGGAATGCACCCACACAGGTAAGGAAGAGTTAACTGCATTCTGAAAGAAGGTCCCTTCCTTGGGGCTATGACTATACTGAGCTCCATGAAGTAGACCCTGGTGTGCACTACTCTGTCCCCTTCTCACCTGACAGCTCTCCACAGGCTACCAGTTGCAGAGACCTGGCTTCTAGCTGGCCCTTGGGACAAAGTTCAGGAGTCAAATTGCTCTTGGCATTGAAAGTGGAACCgagagctggctgctcttaggtgtggctttgttgtaaACGGAGGCGAAGAGAAGGAACAGGGACAACTGTCTTACGACCTTATTCCCAGATTCCtgttcaaatgcttttttttttcttttcttttttagagttccTGGTGGAGGGACACAGGATGCTAGTAAATAACTGTGACAACATAGCTTCTGTTGCTTGGCATTGGGGACGTTTTAAAGTAAGAAAAGTCAGGAAAGTCACTGGCGAGGCTAGAAATGTTGTCAATACTGTATGACTTTAAAGATGAGTCCCCGTTGAAAAGAGCCACATCTAAGAATGAGATGAACATACATGTTTGCCAGCCTTTGTACAAGGAACTGCCTTCCCTTCTGCTGTGGATGAGCAAACTCTGCCCCCGGGAGGGATGCCTGGCCTTAGTATGGATGCGAAGCCTCTGCAGCCCACAGATAGCCAGGTACTTGGTGGGGAAGGTGCTGGAACCACATAGGGAAAGCTTCAAGTCTTGGACCAGAGTGAACTTCAGCACGTGGCCCAATGTGGATATATCTGTGAACCAGATGGTCAGATGGCCATGATAGCTGGTTTGCTCCATGGCAGAAGGCAGGATAGACTTACAGCTGCATATCAAGTTAGCCAAACTGTAGTCACAGTCCCTGATGTCTACTGGGCAGCTGCAGTTGCGAATGGTATTTCCTTTTGTGAAAATCAGTGTGTTGTTCTGAGCTTTTGTGAAGTGGCCAAGGGCAACGATGCCTAGCGCTTGGAGCagaaggaggcagaagctggaaggTGATGTCATTCTTGTCCAGCATGGACTGGtgtgttcctgtttctccctcATGAGCCAGTCCATTGTAGGTCACCTGAAAGGAAACCGAAGCTTTAATACCACTGCGTCCTTAGAAGCTCACACTCAGTCTGAAAGCTGTCCAAGAGCAGCTGCAAACATTCTTGTCTTGCATTTCTTATCGAGGCAGGCAGGACTTTAATCTTGGCTCCTTATGAGAAGCAACAGCAAGACTTCTGAACTCTGCTCAGTTGAGGTATAAAACTCCCAGTGCTATGTGCTGACAGCAAGGTTAACATCCCGAGAGAGCTGGGGTGATGTCAGAAGTGGGGCGACCACATCCTACCTACCCTCAGGGACTTGGAGTTACTTCAGTAAGCACGCCCCACCAACATCCAGTTCCTGCCTACCTGAGCATGTACAACCCCGAGCAAGCACATGCCCTCCTCCCACTCTGTATCTGACTTCCTGGAATACAAAGACAAGCAGTTCCTTGTAGGAGTCAGCTACCCACCTACGCACGCTGACTAACCAGCACAGTGGGAGGGAGCAGCAGTAAAGCGTTTAACGGTAAGCCTCCTTACTAGACCAATCCCCTCCGCTCCCTGCCTCCAAGACGGTAATGTGTTCTCTGCTCCCACAAATGCACTTGTGTGTCAGAGTCAATCGTAACGCTTACAGGACAATGAAGGGACTAGCACCTCACATTTTACTGTTATCTGAATGGATCTGCCTCTATCTCACAACAAATTTTATGAATCGGTTTCCTCAAGTTTATTGTGAGGCCCCAAACTAAGCACTATCTAAGCACTGAAACATACACTGTAGTGGGAACATGAGAAGCACTTACAGAGTAACTGGGGAAAGACGCTGCCTAGGCATATGACAGACGAGCTGTCCCCTCTCAGGGCTTAGAGGGAAACAAGCATTGTAGCAGAAGCCTTCGGATTTCATTTTGGCAAAAACTATTGCAGTTTCTCCTGATTTACCTGACATTACAAGACAAaccaaacatctgtgttttctgaacacCATAGGGATCAGGAGACACTGGGCACGGGCCAGCATCTGGGATGGTCAGGGTTATGGGCAGGGCCACCATAAGGAGATGGGCAAGCAAGAGAAAGGTATTCGGAGGTGTTTGATATTAAGATGACGGCAGGAAGAATACACTGAGTTGCCAGGTGAGGCCACAGACACCAAGAAACAGGAAGAAGGCAGAGCTGAAAATACTCTTGTCAGGCACAAGTCACAAGGAGGATAGagatgtgtgctgtgtgctgcgGCCTTCAAGCTTTATCTCTGTGGAAGATAAGCAGGGCTGAAGTGAGACTAGCTATGTGTACGCAAGGATGCTTAGAGATGCAGGAGAAAAGATGGGTTGAGTTACTGGAGGGCTGGATAAGCTTTTTATAGTGTCTAGTGTTAGTTTTGAAGCAGTCACATGAGGTTCTTAAAGAGTTTACTAGCAGGtatattttgtaagaaaaagaactTTGTGACTCTTGGGGGCAGGGAAGTGTGCTTCGTGAACAAGGTTTGTCTGTTTTAAATGGCACGAGAAAGCATAGGTGACTGTCCCACTTTGTAAGGAACAGGAGGGAATTTATCAACTCCGGGATAATTTTAGACAATCAGCTGTCCCAGATTCTATCAGGTTTCTGGGACTTCACTCCCAGTGGCCTTGTGTTCCCAACACTAGGGACACTGTGCATGCCACTAGCTCTCTCTGAACCCTGCCTAGAAGAGAAAGTGACAGGGACCAGTGGTGAGATTGTAGGGCCAGCCTCGACCTGGGGGGAAGTGGCGGCGTCGTCCTCGCTGTTCAGGTGCTGACAGTGTGCAGGGCATGCAGGAGAAAAGAGGGACAGCAAGGGGAAGCATGCTTGTTTGCTGGGACAAGGACACCACAAGTTTCCAGagagatctgacagcctcttcccTGACTGGGAGTCAGTCCCTACCCACCGGACGTCAGGAAGCTCAGAGCCAGAATAAGGAGGCTAGCTGTTGGAAGCTTCACGGAGGGTCTACAGGGTGGGACAAATGTCCCACTAGCCATTATATTCCATTTCAACTTTTTCCCTTCGGTGTGACGTGGATTTCTCTCTGCAGGTCTGTTAAGCCGACTGTGA harbors:
- the 4932438H23Rik gene encoding uncharacterized protein C21orf62 homolog isoform X1, translated to MDWLMREKQEHTSPCWTRMTSPSSFCLLLLQALGIVALGHFTKAQNNTLIFTKGNTIRNCSCPVDIRDCDYSLANLICSCKSILPSAMEQTSYHGHLTIWFTDISTLGHVLKFTLVQDLKLSLCGSSTFPTKYLAICGLQRLRIHTKARHPSRGQSLLIHSRREGSSLYKGWQTCMFISFLDVALFNGDSSLKSYSIDNISSLASDFPDFSYFKTSPMPSNRSYVVTVIY
- the 4932438H23Rik gene encoding uncharacterized protein C21orf62 homolog precursor, whose product is MTSPSSFCLLLLQALGIVALGHFTKAQNNTLIFTKGNTIRNCSCPVDIRDCDYSLANLICSCKSILPSAMEQTSYHGHLTIWFTDISTLGHVLKFTLVQDLKLSLCGSSTFPTKYLAICGLQRLRIHTKARHPSRGQSLLIHSRREGSSLYKGWQTCMFISFLDVALFNGDSSLKSYSIDNISSLASDFPDFSYFKTSPMPSNRSYVVTVIY